ATCCTCAGGGCTTTCACCGACTGGAAGAGAACCCTCCTGTAGTTCTCCATTCTGAAACGTTTCAACTTCCCCTGTCTCGGGAGGAAGCATTGATTCGGGGAACTTCACGAGCGATAATTTTTCCCGGAAGACACCTGCTGAATAGATGTGTCCACCGAACGATGTTTTCTGCTCCCCCTCGATGAAAATCCTCACTCCTTTGATCTCGGGGAAGTTGTAAGTGAGAGAATTTACGACAGAGTAAATCTGCAAGAGCTGCGATGAGCTTCCTCCGTCTGCATTCTCCTCAAATTCCCGGCTGAGATCTATGCAGACTGTGCCATCCTTAAGAACGTACAGCTCGTGGAGAGTCGTACCCGGAGGGATCGTGGAAACTCCACCCATGCCGGGACCTCTCATTAGCTCAACAACCAGTTGCCTGGCGCGATCCGTAAGAAATGGCATCGAGAAGATGTTTCTCTTCTCTGGAATGAGAAAATCTTCCTCCGGGTCATGGAAGAAGAGCGTGACTCCAACTGTGGGAATGGAAGAACCGGTCTCCCCATAGACCGAGCTCTTCTCGCTAATAACGGGTTCAACAACTCCCTCACCCTTGAGAAGAACCATTACGATGACCACTACAGCAACGACGATAACTATAAGCAGAGAAATGAGGTATAGGAAGACTCTCTTCATTGATTCGTGAATCTCGGACTTTCCTGGAAACCTATCTTACCCGTTCTCTTCTCAACCATCTCTTTGTAAGAGAGAATGGAGCGGTAAATGGCGCTTGCGATATCTTCGCGATAGGATCCCTCTTTCAACTTCTCCTCCTCTTCAGGGTTGGAGAGAAATCCTGCTTCGATGAGAACAGCGGGCATGGTTGCACCCATCAGTACCCTGAAAGGAGCCTGCTTGATCCCTCTGTTCC
This genomic interval from Acidobacteriota bacterium contains the following:
- a CDS encoding GerMN domain-containing protein: MKRVFLYLISLLIVIVVAVVVIVMVLLKGEGVVEPVISEKSSVYGETGSSIPTVGVTLFFHDPEEDFLIPEKRNIFSMPFLTDRARQLVVELMRGPGMGGVSTIPPGTTLHELYVLKDGTVCIDLSREFEENADGGSSSQLLQIYSVVNSLTYNFPEIKGVRIFIEGEQKTSFGGHIYSAGVFREKLSLVKFPESMLPPETGEVETFQNGELQEGSLPVGESPEDTSTEDREDAESLEKDEEPEPVP